The proteins below come from a single Ictalurus furcatus strain D&B chromosome 15, Billie_1.0, whole genome shotgun sequence genomic window:
- the LOC128619906 gene encoding ALK and LTK ligand 2a-like isoform X1: MRVLRVVLVVMGLALCMCDTRGTESVWADTDSTQSYHSLFTQILKMVRNAQDGGGELAQATADRESKHHQQQTKSGDQILEIFPRDLRKKEKFLKHLTGPLYFSPKCRKHVYRLYHNTRDCTIPACEYCTRHWNNTCTAKTQHGLRLDVNTWI, encoded by the exons ATGCGTGTGCTCCGAGTTGTGCTCGTCGTCATGGGGCTCGCTCTGTGCATGTGCGATACGCGTGGTACTGAGAGCGTGTGGGCGGACACGGACAGCACCCAGAGCTACCACAGCCTGTTCACCCAGATCTTGAAGATGGTACGGAACGCACAGGACGGCGGCGGAGAGCTCGCGCAGGCCACCGCCGATAGGGAGAGCAAGCATCATCAACAGCAGACGAAGAGCGGGGATCAGATCCTGG AAATCTTTCCCAGGGACCTCAGAAAGAAGGAGAAGTTTTTAAAGCACTTAACAG GGCCTCTATACTTCAGCCCGAAGTGCAGGAAACATGTCTATAGGCTCTACCACAACACCAGAGACTGCACCATTCCTGCATGTGAGTACTGCACACGGCACTGGAACAACACATGCACCgcaaaaacacaacatggcCTCCGTTTAGACGTAAATACCTGGATATGA
- the LOC128619906 gene encoding ALK and LTK ligand 2a-like isoform X2 produces the protein MRVLRVVLVVMGLALCMCDTRGTESVWADTDSTQSYHSLFTQILKMVRNAQDGGGELAQATADRESKHHQQQTKSGDQILEIFPRDLRKKEKFLKHLTGPLYFSPKCRKHVYRLYHNTRDCTIPAYYRRCARLLTRLAGSPRCLES, from the exons ATGCGTGTGCTCCGAGTTGTGCTCGTCGTCATGGGGCTCGCTCTGTGCATGTGCGATACGCGTGGTACTGAGAGCGTGTGGGCGGACACGGACAGCACCCAGAGCTACCACAGCCTGTTCACCCAGATCTTGAAGATGGTACGGAACGCACAGGACGGCGGCGGAGAGCTCGCGCAGGCCACCGCCGATAGGGAGAGCAAGCATCATCAACAGCAGACGAAGAGCGGGGATCAGATCCTGG AAATCTTTCCCAGGGACCTCAGAAAGAAGGAGAAGTTTTTAAAGCACTTAACAG GGCCTCTATACTTCAGCCCGAAGTGCAGGAAACATGTCTATAGGCTCTACCACAACACCAGAGACTGCACCATTCCTGCAT ATTATAGGAGATGTGCGCGGCTTCTCACTCGGCTAGCCGGGAGTCCGAGGTGCCTAGAGAGCTAA